A region from the Cellvibrio sp. PSBB006 genome encodes:
- a CDS encoding zinc ribbon domain-containing protein YjdM has translation MTQLPPCPKCNSPYVYLDQVLLICPECAHEWSPESQTGDENEARLQVRDANGNPLADGDFVTVIKDLKIKGSSSVVKVGTKVKILRLVDGDHDIDCRIDGIGPMMLKSIFVKKV, from the coding sequence ATGACTCAACTACCACCCTGCCCAAAGTGCAACTCGCCATACGTTTATCTCGATCAAGTACTGCTGATTTGCCCGGAATGCGCGCATGAATGGTCACCAGAATCACAGACTGGTGATGAAAATGAAGCTCGCTTACAAGTGCGCGATGCCAATGGCAATCCACTTGCAGACGGGGATTTTGTTACCGTCATTAAGGATCTGAAAATTAAAGGATCATCATCGGTGGTCAAAGTGGGAACTAAAGTAAAAATTTTGCGATTGGTAGACGGCGATCACGATATTGACTGCCGCATTGACGGCATAGGGCCAATGATGCTGAAGTCTATATTTGTGAAGAAGGTGTAG
- a CDS encoding PKD domain-containing protein produces the protein MSMTGSAFKLLTSLLFTAALVACGGGGGGGSGGGGGGSSSSTVSNVAPVANAGADKTVNAGATIELVADGTDSDGSITGYQWTQLSGPNVSLTAIDLDAAHFSFVAPSTGAEDSTTLEFRLQVTDNDGATATDTVVFTINRVNTAPEVNAGADQTVIGLSDVNLMGTATDDSGEVESYLWTQTAGEAVSLTNPDSATASFIAPSTNEELTLEFALTVTDGDGATTTDVVAIVVTPENAPIVSFIFPPATGVYKKTSISAFGTSETKNGATVATVEVSAGGASVMADVEEDGSWRADNIPVPAGASEFTVTATITDSEDLSQSASATLMTDGDSAGSGGLWTEPKAVSVVPGSDYVYVLTGGYDASASSIVPVNISTGHRGEPITDFTNVAQGSQTAVFQDMLFDAENEQLLLASNPAEGTPQIVAVDIATGVRTTISSEEHGAGEFFANPINLEWGKDRQLLVTDNGADTIFLVDPVTGDRTIVADATTLDIAIESPLFASWVESTDQIVVTPNVFFNHYFLGIEDWQTAPLTYVISTNDENVGPDVGRTVQGAALDAVNNRLLVLDGNDQLIAVDLETGNRTLLAESVTSFSSPFDLQKNLEYDPVSKLLYVTDSDFSKGLYVVDPQSGSVVLLSN, from the coding sequence ATGTCAATGACGGGATCTGCATTCAAATTATTGACAAGTTTATTATTTACCGCTGCGCTTGTTGCGTGTGGTGGTGGTGGTGGAGGTGGAAGCGGCGGTGGTGGCGGCGGTTCATCCAGCAGTACCGTGAGCAATGTTGCGCCTGTAGCGAATGCCGGTGCGGATAAAACGGTAAATGCGGGAGCGACAATTGAATTGGTCGCTGATGGAACAGATAGTGATGGAAGTATCACAGGATATCAATGGACTCAACTCTCAGGTCCTAATGTTTCACTGACGGCAATTGATTTAGACGCTGCTCATTTTTCTTTTGTAGCACCTTCAACCGGTGCGGAAGATTCTACGACGCTGGAATTTCGTTTGCAGGTCACTGACAATGATGGCGCTACGGCGACGGACACCGTGGTGTTCACCATCAATCGTGTTAACACTGCGCCCGAAGTGAATGCTGGTGCCGATCAAACGGTTATTGGCCTGTCGGACGTGAACCTTATGGGCACGGCGACCGATGATAGCGGTGAAGTTGAATCGTATCTCTGGACCCAAACAGCGGGTGAAGCGGTTTCTCTCACCAATCCGGATAGCGCAACCGCTTCGTTTATTGCGCCCTCTACCAATGAAGAATTAACCCTCGAATTTGCATTGACGGTCACCGACGGTGATGGCGCTACCACGACCGATGTGGTTGCTATTGTAGTGACTCCGGAAAACGCGCCCATCGTTTCATTTATCTTTCCGCCTGCGACTGGTGTTTATAAGAAAACCAGCATCAGTGCGTTCGGAACCTCCGAAACAAAAAATGGTGCAACTGTGGCAACGGTTGAAGTCAGCGCTGGCGGTGCCAGTGTAATGGCGGACGTGGAAGAAGATGGCAGCTGGCGTGCGGACAATATTCCCGTGCCGGCGGGTGCGAGTGAATTTACTGTGACGGCAACCATTACCGACAGTGAAGATCTTTCTCAATCGGCTTCTGCAACCTTGATGACGGATGGTGACAGTGCCGGTAGTGGTGGCTTGTGGACCGAGCCAAAAGCTGTTTCTGTGGTGCCTGGCAGTGATTACGTCTATGTACTCACCGGAGGATATGATGCAAGTGCCAGTAGCATTGTTCCTGTAAACATCAGCACCGGACATCGCGGAGAGCCGATCACCGATTTCACCAATGTTGCACAGGGTTCGCAGACGGCTGTATTTCAGGACATGTTATTTGACGCAGAAAATGAGCAGTTATTGCTGGCCAGTAACCCTGCTGAAGGAACGCCTCAGATTGTTGCGGTTGATATTGCCACGGGCGTTCGTACCACGATATCTAGTGAGGAGCATGGTGCAGGGGAATTTTTTGCTAATCCGATAAATCTGGAGTGGGGCAAGGATCGTCAGTTGTTGGTTACGGATAACGGAGCTGATACGATTTTTTTGGTTGATCCTGTGACGGGTGATCGGACAATTGTAGCTGATGCAACTACCCTTGACATTGCCATAGAGTCTCCGCTATTTGCGTCATGGGTTGAAAGCACAGACCAGATCGTCGTTACGCCTAATGTTTTTTTTAATCACTACTTTCTTGGTATTGAAGATTGGCAGACAGCGCCGTTGACTTACGTCATTTCAACGAATGATGAAAATGTCGGCCCTGATGTGGGGCGAACTGTTCAAGGTGCAGCTTTGGATGCAGTGAATAATCGTTTGCTGGTGTTGGATGGCAATGACCAACTGATAGCAGTGGATCTGGAAACAGGAAATCGCACGTTACTTGCAGAGAGTGTAACCAGTTTTAGTTCTCCTTTTGATCTGCAAAAAAACCTGGAGTATGATCCTGTAAGCAAACTGCTCTATGTTACAGACAGCGACTTTAGTAAGGGCTTATACGTCGTCGATCCACAAAGCGGTAGTGTAGTACTACTCAGCAACTAA
- a CDS encoding choice-of-anchor Q domain-containing protein, whose amino-acid sequence MKIFIKRLCGLVGCMTVAISLHVGAAEFTCEVRQRNCLYDAVAAANQTSEPDIIRFSKGVHDSDMPHTLGCAPSIVGDITIIGAGRFATYLFGLRTCAFFHIPAGSSLTLRDIQIAGGQQNGRRGNPGMVQRGAAVYNEGLLHIERSNFTSNDIVENDVFLSGGGAIYNAPGATANLDDVGFHDNRVGPHNYGGAAILNEGVMTVTRSRFNENGGEGGYGATIANGVPGFSTGASLLISDSVIEDGDGTGIHNHATLVVERTTIRDGDSAEGGGIYNGGEMTLRESAIIRNRAIKGGGIYSAEDATSNVINTTISHNHARGKVEGNGIGGGVYNYGGTVNLANVTIASNTSQGWGAAIAATSDYEGSAYIYMKSTLIVGHPNPVPCYDFGPNDLPKLFLVENNLITEESNCYAPSASDIVVPEATTFTEVIGPLGDYGGSTPGYALLPSSPAIDNEENVCTDFEGFPILIDQHGNARTGCDIGAVDSTVETPPVGLQLLLTDNQTGIQPGSTSTMILVMLSRADSTNPFEPIWDVNRSTLRLGSAGATPFKYTRIDLNEDGIHDLVMRFNINETGLACGDTTIDLQGTIVGGAEFVASADITTVGCGE is encoded by the coding sequence ATGAAAATTTTTATTAAACGTTTATGCGGTTTAGTGGGTTGCATGACGGTTGCCATTTCTCTTCATGTTGGCGCGGCGGAGTTCACGTGTGAGGTTCGCCAGCGTAATTGCCTTTATGACGCCGTGGCAGCGGCCAATCAAACCAGTGAGCCGGATATTATTCGTTTTTCCAAGGGGGTTCATGACTCTGACATGCCTCATACTTTGGGCTGTGCGCCATCTATTGTGGGCGATATAACCATCATTGGTGCTGGCCGCTTTGCTACATACCTGTTTGGGTTAAGGACCTGCGCCTTTTTTCATATCCCTGCTGGAAGCTCACTCACCTTGCGAGATATTCAGATTGCCGGTGGGCAACAGAATGGGCGCAGAGGTAATCCAGGTATGGTGCAACGTGGAGCAGCTGTTTATAACGAAGGGCTTCTTCATATTGAGCGAAGTAACTTTACAAGCAATGACATTGTTGAGAACGATGTTTTTTTATCGGGTGGCGGTGCTATCTACAACGCGCCAGGTGCCACAGCGAATCTGGATGATGTAGGGTTTCATGACAACCGGGTCGGACCACATAACTACGGAGGCGCCGCTATTCTCAATGAGGGCGTAATGACGGTCACGCGAAGCCGTTTTAATGAAAACGGTGGTGAGGGCGGCTACGGTGCCACTATTGCGAATGGCGTGCCGGGTTTTTCCACCGGAGCTTCTTTGCTTATATCAGACTCCGTTATCGAAGATGGTGATGGTACTGGAATCCATAATCACGCCACCTTGGTAGTCGAACGCACCACCATACGCGATGGCGATTCGGCGGAAGGCGGTGGCATTTATAACGGCGGCGAGATGACCCTGCGCGAGAGCGCCATCATCCGCAATCGAGCCATTAAAGGCGGTGGGATTTATAGCGCTGAAGATGCGACCTCGAACGTTATTAACACGACGATTAGCCATAATCACGCACGCGGAAAAGTTGAAGGTAATGGAATAGGGGGTGGTGTTTATAACTATGGTGGCACGGTCAATTTGGCGAATGTGACGATTGCTTCAAATACATCACAAGGTTGGGGGGCTGCTATCGCGGCAACATCCGACTACGAGGGCTCGGCGTACATCTACATGAAGAGCACGTTGATTGTTGGACATCCGAACCCGGTGCCCTGTTATGATTTCGGTCCCAACGATTTACCGAAATTATTCCTGGTGGAAAATAACCTCATCACCGAAGAATCGAATTGTTATGCGCCCTCGGCATCCGATATCGTCGTGCCTGAGGCGACAACCTTCACCGAAGTTATCGGCCCCTTGGGCGACTATGGCGGCTCCACTCCAGGTTACGCATTACTGCCAAGCAGCCCGGCGATTGATAACGAAGAAAACGTCTGCACGGATTTTGAGGGTTTTCCAATCCTGATTGATCAGCATGGCAATGCCAGAACCGGTTGCGATATAGGTGCGGTCGACTCCACTGTTGAAACGCCTCCGGTAGGGCTTCAGCTGCTACTAACTGACAATCAAACAGGTATCCAACCCGGCTCAACGAGCACCATGATTTTGGTCATGTTGTCGCGTGCCGATTCTACTAATCCATTCGAACCTATTTGGGATGTTAACCGCAGCACACTTCGATTAGGCTCAGCTGGCGCCACGCCTTTCAAATATACTCGAATAGACCTTAATGAAGATGGCATCCACGATCTGGTGATGAGATTTAACATCAACGAAACCGGCCTTGCTTGCGGTGACACAACAATTGATTTGCAAGGCACGATAGTTGGCGGCGCTGAGTTTGTTGCCAGCGCCGACATTACGACGGTTGGTTGTGGTGAGTAG
- a CDS encoding DEAD/DEAH box helicase, whose translation MSFNKQRAINILSYWHQIEFFNCIDLKDLRNGKEGVIHYSGDVLASDPNCLPWLNRENIRRAGRGYKPDRQYTYTLYLGIFKNSEFFDQAKNYFGDEGRVDWEERKSEAGSTCVASFKLSKEGSLLLDTLEMSTAPWALGQVIQGNIDNIRFDDFEKECEKLLHKFQSLEKLASNLKESINLPHTLTTFEIVEILKILGDWSGFEPQHQDTAIIIKLNPLARDQSQPPQNTYITAESVLKLQQLSNELAVYEDISSVEEEPVYNHFENKNITDDELKVSILNSFFLRDLERARDLVQQDKLDVSSPLLTYLSSTDKRNPDLLSPEGEKIIRSNVLLPNTPLGRWPSDSANSMSLMQQFAINTIDQDLNDQGLYSVNGPPGTGKTTMLRDLVANNIVNRARIISGLDHPHSAFLGDITVKVGGNVRRGVKRLIPELAGYEMVVVSNNNSAVENISKELPQSRAVGKEFGNLNYLKPVAQKLAAQHDDKNNIHPLAEDDDCWGLVSAALGNSDNRKAFGAKIQFSKIESLNHIDESSKNYSTLVPAIKALIKSCGDVHINFKAVQKEFLQAEKNVKYCISEISCLEAIVKAEKERDRIASEISQLKERILATKFFLSKMEMKKTSIVRTKKWCRRITLIKAFRLRVEHKKLEIERLETKWFRLNASILQDKEKNKALYEKHDGITFGCNLDNLECKETQRSTFGHSRALNKARSELTIKAFNLHQAWLVASYEGCFSSNVNIFNDLVTGNIKDYEHAKIVWQSFFMVIPVVSSAFASVANQFSKLHGGDIGWLFIDEAGQATPQQAVGAVMRSRRVVVVGDPLQVEPVFTTPPEFVEYFGKKLLGEDWDYWSPTIASVQTVADEVNPYGTRLISQEFWLGSPLRVHRRCKDPMFTIANEIAYNNKMIHGSDDVVERGEFIWGNSCWFDVYGEVTGKHYVAEQGVFVLQLLYRYHQHNGQLPDCYIISPFKDVTTQLLSFLKRNFHQPTVDKDQFSNWLRGRVGTVHTFQGKEEKVVLLVLGASFETKGAATWASSKPNLLNVAVTRAKDRIFLIGSEQVWGSLSHFSFANSQLPTRTINENAETLYA comes from the coding sequence ATGAGCTTTAACAAACAGCGCGCGATTAACATATTGAGCTATTGGCACCAAATTGAATTTTTTAATTGTATTGATCTCAAAGATCTCAGGAACGGAAAAGAAGGTGTCATTCATTATAGTGGGGATGTTTTAGCCAGTGATCCGAACTGTCTCCCTTGGCTTAATCGGGAAAACATCCGGCGCGCTGGCCGTGGGTATAAACCTGACCGCCAGTATACCTATACCCTGTACCTTGGAATATTCAAGAATAGTGAGTTCTTCGACCAAGCTAAAAATTATTTTGGGGACGAAGGACGTGTTGATTGGGAGGAGCGAAAATCGGAAGCAGGCTCAACCTGCGTCGCAAGCTTCAAACTGAGCAAGGAAGGATCGCTACTTCTTGACACACTGGAGATGTCGACCGCTCCATGGGCGTTAGGGCAAGTTATACAAGGAAATATCGACAATATTCGATTTGATGATTTTGAAAAAGAGTGTGAGAAACTCCTGCATAAATTTCAGTCTCTCGAAAAGTTGGCGTCCAATTTAAAAGAGAGCATCAATCTCCCGCACACATTAACAACTTTTGAGATTGTAGAAATTCTAAAAATCCTCGGTGACTGGTCAGGGTTTGAACCGCAGCACCAGGACACAGCTATCATTATCAAGCTTAACCCCCTGGCCAGGGATCAATCTCAACCACCACAGAATACGTATATTACCGCTGAGAGTGTCTTAAAACTTCAACAGCTCTCGAATGAACTGGCAGTCTATGAGGATATAAGCAGTGTTGAAGAAGAACCAGTCTACAATCATTTCGAGAATAAAAATATTACCGACGATGAGCTTAAGGTTTCCATTCTCAACAGTTTCTTTTTGCGTGATTTGGAACGCGCCCGTGATCTGGTTCAACAAGATAAGTTAGACGTATCTTCACCACTTCTTACGTATTTATCTAGTACTGATAAGCGGAACCCTGACCTTCTCAGCCCAGAGGGTGAAAAAATTATTCGCAGTAATGTTTTGTTGCCCAATACACCACTAGGACGTTGGCCATCTGATTCAGCGAACTCAATGAGTCTGATGCAGCAGTTTGCTATCAATACCATTGATCAAGACTTGAATGACCAAGGGTTATATTCGGTTAATGGGCCTCCCGGTACGGGGAAAACAACCATGCTGAGAGATCTGGTAGCAAATAATATCGTCAATCGTGCACGGATCATATCTGGCCTGGATCATCCACATTCAGCATTTCTTGGTGATATCACGGTTAAAGTTGGCGGCAATGTCCGGAGGGGCGTGAAGCGACTTATACCAGAGTTAGCTGGATACGAGATGGTGGTGGTTTCCAACAATAATTCGGCTGTTGAAAATATATCCAAAGAGTTACCTCAAAGTAGAGCCGTAGGTAAAGAGTTTGGCAATTTGAATTATCTAAAGCCCGTCGCACAAAAGCTTGCAGCCCAGCACGATGATAAAAACAACATACATCCACTGGCAGAAGATGATGATTGTTGGGGGCTGGTATCAGCAGCACTTGGGAACTCGGATAATCGCAAGGCGTTCGGAGCCAAGATTCAGTTTTCTAAAATTGAGTCGCTTAATCATATTGATGAATCATCCAAAAACTACAGCACACTGGTTCCGGCAATCAAGGCGCTGATTAAATCATGCGGTGATGTGCATATTAACTTTAAGGCTGTACAGAAAGAATTTTTACAAGCGGAGAAAAATGTCAAATACTGTATTTCTGAAATTTCCTGCCTGGAGGCAATTGTCAAGGCTGAGAAGGAAAGAGATAGGATCGCTTCTGAAATTAGCCAACTTAAAGAACGGATACTAGCCACAAAATTTTTCTTGTCAAAAATGGAAATGAAGAAAACTTCCATTGTTCGAACCAAAAAATGGTGCCGCAGAATAACATTGATTAAAGCCTTCAGGCTTAGGGTCGAACATAAGAAATTAGAAATAGAAAGGCTTGAGACAAAATGGTTTCGATTAAATGCTTCAATTCTACAAGATAAAGAAAAGAACAAAGCGCTTTACGAAAAGCACGATGGTATAACCTTCGGTTGTAACCTGGATAACCTTGAATGCAAGGAAACACAGCGGAGCACATTTGGTCATAGTAGAGCACTAAATAAAGCACGATCAGAATTAACTATTAAAGCGTTCAACCTTCACCAAGCATGGCTAGTGGCGAGTTATGAAGGCTGTTTTTCAAGCAACGTAAACATCTTTAATGATCTGGTGACAGGAAATATTAAGGATTACGAGCACGCCAAAATAGTCTGGCAAAGCTTCTTTATGGTAATTCCTGTAGTGTCTTCTGCTTTCGCCTCGGTTGCAAACCAGTTTTCCAAGTTACATGGGGGAGATATTGGCTGGCTATTTATTGATGAAGCTGGTCAAGCTACACCTCAGCAAGCCGTTGGCGCTGTAATGAGAAGTCGTCGAGTGGTTGTTGTCGGCGATCCGCTCCAGGTTGAACCTGTATTTACAACACCACCAGAATTCGTTGAGTATTTTGGGAAAAAGTTGTTAGGGGAAGATTGGGATTATTGGTCTCCAACTATCGCTTCAGTTCAAACCGTTGCCGACGAAGTTAATCCCTATGGTACTCGCCTAATCTCACAAGAATTTTGGCTGGGAAGTCCGCTCAGGGTTCATCGGCGGTGTAAAGATCCCATGTTTACCATTGCCAATGAGATCGCCTATAACAATAAGATGATTCATGGATCTGACGATGTCGTTGAGCGCGGTGAATTCATTTGGGGAAATAGTTGCTGGTTTGATGTGTATGGCGAGGTAACCGGAAAACACTACGTGGCAGAACAAGGGGTATTTGTACTTCAGCTGCTCTACCGCTACCATCAACACAATGGCCAGCTGCCAGATTGCTACATCATCTCGCCATTTAAAGATGTAACAACCCAATTGCTATCTTTCTTAAAGCGGAATTTCCATCAGCCCACTGTAGATAAGGACCAATTTAGCAACTGGTTGAGAGGGCGAGTCGGTACCGTACATACCTTTCAAGGCAAGGAAGAAAAAGTGGTCCTTCTCGTTTTAGGCGCATCATTTGAAACGAAAGGGGCAGCAACGTGGGCCTCAAGCAAACCAAATTTACTTAATGTAGCCGTCACACGTGCAAAGGACCGCATATTTCTGATAGGAAGCGAGCAGGTATGGGGTTCACTGAGCCATTTTTCATTCGCCAACTCACAGCTTCCTACGCGAACAATCAATGAGAACGCGGAAACGTTATATGCATAA
- a CDS encoding redoxin family protein, translating into MYIRQWVAGALILLSMATAAQHQPYQDIKLKQFPELQPRTLSSIDNKKPTYLKFWASWCKPCMEQMPHFEKTYQKYRDELNIIAVNINMNEEAARIEEVIKRFDLHMPVWLDNEGALGVALGLIGTPYSVLINPEGKVLYTTHESDAALDVRLAMLAEGKSGESGVTAEPVTLEQKKKLLEPWAQGEHLIFFTATWCDWYLADTRPEMAQQCKSVQSDVNTLYKRLPDMPWHGVVNHLWTDEQALKEFTQKYNMRIGFSIDTFGVLFNSFKVRDIPTLVWIKDGKIVKRVTDFENIDAVVGELQTTVKKNGES; encoded by the coding sequence ATGTACATCCGTCAATGGGTAGCCGGCGCACTGATATTGTTATCGATGGCAACAGCAGCGCAACATCAACCTTATCAGGACATTAAGCTCAAACAATTTCCAGAACTCCAGCCTCGAACCCTTTCATCGATAGACAACAAGAAACCGACCTACTTGAAATTCTGGGCGAGCTGGTGCAAGCCCTGCATGGAGCAAATGCCGCACTTCGAGAAAACCTATCAAAAATACCGTGATGAATTAAATATTATCGCGGTTAATATCAACATGAATGAAGAGGCAGCGCGCATTGAAGAAGTGATCAAACGCTTTGATTTGCACATGCCTGTCTGGCTGGACAATGAAGGAGCCTTGGGTGTTGCGCTTGGTTTAATCGGAACGCCTTACAGCGTTCTTATTAATCCGGAAGGCAAGGTGTTGTATACAACTCACGAATCCGATGCCGCGCTGGATGTGCGTCTTGCAATGCTCGCGGAAGGAAAATCCGGCGAAAGTGGAGTCACTGCCGAGCCCGTGACTCTTGAGCAAAAAAAGAAACTCCTGGAGCCCTGGGCGCAAGGTGAGCATCTGATATTTTTTACCGCAACCTGGTGTGACTGGTATTTGGCTGATACTCGGCCAGAAATGGCACAACAATGTAAATCAGTCCAATCGGATGTAAACACTTTGTACAAGCGTTTACCCGATATGCCCTGGCACGGGGTTGTCAACCATTTATGGACAGATGAGCAGGCATTAAAGGAGTTTACCCAAAAATATAATATGCGCATTGGCTTTAGCATCGACACATTCGGTGTCTTGTTTAATAGTTTTAAGGTCAGGGATATCCCCACGCTGGTTTGGATAAAAGACGGGAAAATAGTGAAGCGCGTTACGGACTTTGAAAATATTGATGCCGTCGTTGGTGAACTTCAGACGACAGTAAAAAAGAACGGCGAGTCGTGA
- a CDS encoding helix-turn-helix domain-containing protein gives MTHQTLFATRLAQARKKTDLSQKQLGIQAGLDEFTASPRMNHYERGKHLPDLDTAKRFADILNVPMAYLYCPEDDLAELLLELNRLTHQQRVALLKKIRKE, from the coding sequence ATGACGCACCAAACGCTGTTTGCCACCCGGCTGGCACAAGCGAGGAAAAAGACTGACCTATCGCAGAAACAACTCGGCATCCAGGCCGGGCTGGACGAATTCACCGCAAGCCCACGCATGAATCACTACGAACGCGGCAAGCACCTGCCCGACCTGGACACCGCTAAACGCTTTGCCGATATCCTGAATGTGCCGATGGCGTACCTGTATTGTCCGGAGGATGACCTAGCGGAGTTATTGCTGGAATTGAATAGATTGACCCATCAGCAGCGGGTGGCTTTGTTGAAGAAGATCAGGAAGGAATGA
- the katG gene encoding catalase/peroxidase HPI, protein MFRKTMPVISAVTISVLITLQAGAALAQDNLIQHQPTTNSFWWPEQLDLSPLRQHGIESNPLGEDFNYAEAFAKLDLNAIKADIKTLMTTSQDWWPADYGHYGPFFIRMAWHSAGTYRVYDGRGGAAGGQQRFEPLNSWPDNVNLDKARRLLWPIKQKYGSQISWADLMVLTGNVALESMGFKTFGFAGGRQDDWEVEMVNWGSEKKWLADQRHTGDRQLKKPLAAVQMGLIYVNPEGPNGVPDPLLAAKDIRQAFGGMAMNDEETVALIAGGHTFGKAHGAHKPDKCIGKDPAAAGIEEQGLGWTSKCGKGNAEDTITSGLEGAWTFNPIAWTTQYLDNLFAFEWVQTKSPAGAIQWIPKDGQAANLVPDAHDKTKRHAPIMFTTDLALKEDPEFRKISLRFKEDPKEFELAFAKAWFKLTHRDMGPRSRYIGADAPKEDLIWQDPLPAVDHELINASDIATLKSNILKSGLSTAELVRAAWASAASYRDTDMRGGANGARIRLAPQNAWNVNNPKETAKVLKRLEKIQTDFNKAQRGDKKVSLADVIVLGGVAAVEQAAKKGGYDIDVPFTPGRVDATQAQTDVESFAVLEPTADGFRNYFAKGNSESPAEMLVDRANMLTLTVPEMTVLIGGMRTLGANSDNVKHGIFTNKPGTLSNDFFVNLFDMSTQWKKSEKTEGLYEGLDRKTGKVKWTATPVDLVFGSHAELRAVAEVYAANDGREKFVNDFAKAWNKVMMLDRFDVN, encoded by the coding sequence ATGTTTAGAAAAACGATGCCCGTTATTTCTGCGGTAACCATTTCCGTTTTAATAACCTTGCAAGCCGGCGCAGCGCTTGCACAAGACAACCTTATACAACATCAACCCACAACCAACAGTTTCTGGTGGCCCGAGCAGTTGGACCTGAGCCCGTTGCGACAGCACGGTATTGAATCCAATCCACTGGGTGAAGATTTTAATTACGCCGAAGCCTTCGCGAAGCTCGACCTGAACGCAATCAAAGCGGATATCAAAACGCTCATGACGACTTCGCAGGATTGGTGGCCAGCGGATTATGGTCACTATGGTCCCTTTTTTATTCGCATGGCCTGGCATAGCGCCGGAACTTATCGCGTTTATGATGGCCGCGGCGGCGCAGCCGGTGGGCAGCAACGTTTTGAACCGCTGAACAGTTGGCCGGATAACGTGAACCTGGATAAGGCCCGCCGTTTGCTGTGGCCAATCAAACAAAAATACGGCAGCCAGATTTCCTGGGCCGACCTGATGGTGCTGACCGGCAACGTTGCACTGGAATCCATGGGCTTCAAAACCTTCGGCTTTGCCGGTGGTCGCCAGGATGACTGGGAAGTAGAAATGGTGAACTGGGGCAGTGAAAAAAAATGGCTGGCCGACCAACGCCACACCGGTGATCGTCAATTGAAAAAACCGCTCGCCGCCGTACAAATGGGTTTGATTTATGTAAACCCCGAAGGCCCCAACGGCGTACCTGATCCACTACTGGCCGCCAAAGATATTCGCCAGGCATTTGGTGGTATGGCGATGAACGATGAAGAAACCGTTGCATTGATCGCCGGCGGCCACACCTTCGGCAAAGCACACGGTGCGCACAAACCCGATAAATGTATCGGTAAAGATCCTGCCGCCGCCGGCATTGAAGAACAGGGTCTGGGCTGGACCAGCAAGTGCGGTAAAGGCAACGCGGAAGACACCATCACCAGTGGCCTTGAAGGCGCGTGGACATTCAACCCCATCGCCTGGACCACGCAATACCTGGACAATTTGTTCGCCTTCGAATGGGTGCAAACCAAAAGCCCGGCCGGTGCAATCCAATGGATTCCAAAAGATGGCCAAGCCGCCAACCTGGTGCCCGATGCGCACGACAAAACCAAACGCCACGCACCGATCATGTTCACCACGGACCTCGCACTAAAAGAAGATCCGGAATTCCGCAAAATTTCCCTGCGCTTCAAAGAAGATCCCAAAGAATTTGAACTCGCTTTTGCCAAAGCCTGGTTCAAACTGACTCACCGCGACATGGGGCCACGCTCTCGCTATATCGGTGCGGACGCGCCCAAGGAAGATTTGATCTGGCAAGATCCGTTGCCAGCGGTTGATCACGAACTGATTAACGCGAGCGATATTGCCACCTTGAAATCCAATATCCTCAAATCCGGTTTGAGCACGGCTGAATTGGTGAGAGCCGCCTGGGCTTCCGCCGCCAGCTACCGCGACACCGACATGCGCGGCGGAGCCAACGGCGCACGCATTCGTTTAGCACCGCAAAATGCGTGGAACGTTAACAATCCAAAAGAAACAGCAAAAGTGTTGAAGCGTTTGGAAAAAATCCAGACCGATTTCAACAAGGCACAACGCGGCGATAAAAAAGTATCGCTCGCCGATGTGATCGTGCTGGGTGGCGTGGCCGCTGTTGAACAAGCCGCGAAAAAAGGTGGCTATGATATTGACGTGCCCTTCACGCCCGGCCGCGTTGATGCCACACAAGCGCAAACCGATGTTGAATCTTTTGCGGTCCTTGAACCCACCGCCGATGGCTTCCGCAACTACTTCGCCAAAGGCAACAGCGAATCACCTGCCGAGATGCTGGTAGACCGCGCCAACATGCTCACCCTGACCGTACCGGAGATGACAGTGCTGATCGGCGGCATGCGCACACTCGGCGCCAACAGCGACAACGTCAAGCACGGCATCTTTACCAACAAGCCGGGCACCTTAAGCAACGACTTTTTCGTGAACCTGTTTGACATGTCTACGCAATGGAAAAAATCTGAAAAAACCGAAGGGCTGTATGAAGGACTGGATCGCAAAACTGGCAAAGTCAAATGGACGGCAACACCGGTGGATTTAGTGTTTGGCTCACACGCCGAACTGCGTGCGGTGGCTGAAGTCTATGCGGCAAATGACGGGCGGGAAAAGTTTGTGAATGATTTCGCTAAAGCCTGGAATAAAGTGATGATGTTGGATCGGTTTGATGTGAATTAA